One segment of Triticum aestivum cultivar Chinese Spring chromosome 2A, IWGSC CS RefSeq v2.1, whole genome shotgun sequence DNA contains the following:
- the LOC123186032 gene encoding heavy metal-associated isoprenylated plant protein 4, with amino-acid sequence MGGETKVEETKVVELKTAVYKVHVHCGQCARDIETQFTEFHGVQEVKLDAGSGKVTVRGVGFDEEKLRVKVSKGCRRNVEYIPPPPPPKEIITEVKSTKEEIKIITVKVPLHCPDCAVMVREILLEHKHIYAAKADLGKNTCVIEGVIEEKKLTEYIYQRTRKHCIIDKVETTVRIVEETVVVKKKKEEVVEKVVEEVAEVAEVIEEKIKEVVAPYFLPCTHPHFADYSHPSHRCGGDSFSPCGGGGGYGYGHGHGYGGGGGYYGHGYGGGCGSYSTYSELRGYQDTSFLHCSHPVDFLSHDNPNGCSVM; translated from the exons ATGGGGGGAGAGACCAAGGTCGAGGAGACCAAGGTGGTGGAGCTGAAGACGGCCGTGTACAAGGTGCACGTCCACTGCGGGCAATGCGCTCGCGACATCGAGACGCAGTTCACCGAGTTCCACG GGGTTCAGGAGGTGAAACTGGACGCGGGGTCAGGGAAGGTGACGGTGAGGGGCGTCGGGTTCGACGAGGAGAAGCTCAGGGTGAAGGTGTCCAAGGGATGCAGGAGGAACGTCGAGTACATACCTCCCCCACCTCCCCCTAAGGAGATAATCACCGAGGTCAAGAGCACGAAAGAG GAGATCAAGATCATAACCGTGAAGGTTCCCTTGCACTGTCCGGACTGCGCAGTCATGGTCAGAGAGATCCTACTTGAGCACAAGC ATATTTACGCTGCCAAGGCGGACTTGGGCAAGAACACTTGTGTCATCGAAGGCGTCATCGAGGAGAAGAAGCTGACCGAGTACATCTACCAGAGGACGCGCAAGCACTGCATCATCGACAAGGTGGAGACGACGGTGCGCATCGTGGAGgagacggtggtggtgaagaagaagaaagaggaggtgGTCGAGAAGGTGGTCGAAGAGGTTGCAGAGGTTGCAGAGGTTATAGAGGAGAAGATCAAGGAGGTGGTGGCCCCCTACTTCCTCCCCTGCACGCACCCGCACTTCGCCGACTACTCGCACCCGTCGCATCGCTGCGGCGGCGACAGCTTCTCGCcgtgcggtggtggtggtggttacGGTTATGGCCACGGGCACggctacggtggtggtggtggttattACGGTCATGGCTACGGTGGTGGCTGTGGGTCATACAGTACGTACTCTGAGCTCAGAGGGTACCAGGACACGTCCTTCTTGCATTGCTCGCACCCTGTTGACTTCCTCAGTCACGACAACCCCAATGGATGCTCCGTCATGTAG